ATTAGCCCATCTGTATGAACGACTTTTACATAATTGAGCGATTTTGTCAGCTATGGTTTCTACACTTGCCTCTAATACATCTTCAGATGAGGGAAACTCTGAAAGAGTTAAGAGTGATACTACTGAATATAAGTCGCCAAAAACCCCTCTATATTCAGGAAAGACCTGGTCCAAAATGGCTTGAAATTGTAGCTTTGTTTGGATTAATACCCCAGTTATATTCTCGTGCTGTCTTGTTAGATTACGAAGGTTTAAAAGTTGAACTCCTCGCTTTTTATATGGCTCTAGTTCTTCTTTATAAAACAGTTCGCAGAGAAGATAAGCATCAACCGCATCTGTCTTTACCTTCCAAAGACTTGAACTTTTAGCCTTATAAGAAATCAATGGATTAATAATAATCATTAAATATCCACGGTCCTCTAAGTATTGAACAACAGAGGAGTGATAATGTCCTGTTGCCTCTAAAACAACAGGTGGTTTCTTACCTGTTTCTCTCTTAACTTCCTCAAGAAAATCTACAAGTAAACTTAGACCTTCTAGAGTATGAGAAACTTTAAAACTCTTACGATATGGTTTGCCTTTATCCAAAAATGCTTGTACCTGACTTTCCCCTTTTGAAATATCCAGACCAACGACTGGATTCATTCTCAATCACACTCCTAAACTAGTACTTTGCCAGTACCCCTAATTCCTCCATGCAGTGTCACAGCTTTGCTTGTTATACGAGATCCAAGTCCCAACCAGCCTCAATCATGTTTCTACAAGTAGGGGGCGAACCGTTTAGTTGACGGGGTCGAAGGCCCCACGAGCAGTTACGTTCTACCCTGGCTACTGATATAATAAGACCAATAAAAAATGGTCAACCAGAAATATCTGGTGACCTTATTATACGAACGGAGCAGTATAGTTGAATAAAGGTATAAAAAGAATGCAATAGTTTTCATTTTACTTAAAAACTGTATGCTAAAAAAACTAAGCATTCTTATTATATAAACAATAACATGAATGTAGGCTTTTTTTCATACATTATTTGGGAGGTGATGAAATGGCAAGAGCAAGAGCTAGAAGTCATGAAGTAGATGAAATGGCAAGAATGATGAGAGCAGAAGCAGAAGGCGAAGGAAAGCAAGGAATGTTATATGTTGGAAATGTAATAATAAATCGTGTTGTAGCACAATGCTTAGATTTCAAAGATGTAAACAATATTCATGATGTAATATTTCAAATACAAGGAGGAAACTATTCTTTTGAAGCAGTGCAAAAAGGGAATGTTTTTTATCAAAGATCAAGAACTTCTGAAAGAAGATTAGCACAACAAAATATAGATGGTTGGAGAGATCATCCAGCGAAATATGCTCTTTGGTATTTTAATCCAACGGCGCCAGGGTGTCCTCCTACATGGTACGATCAACCTCAATCTGGTCAATTTAAAGAACATTGTTTTTATGAACCAAAAGCTGGAACATGTGATAGTGTTTATAGCGGTTAAGCTTACTCTTTGAGTAAGCTTTTTTACTTATTTAGAATATTTACACAAAATTAAATAAAAGTTTTAGTAATATTTTTTATCCAAGAAAGCAAGATTGTGAAATATTGTACTTAAGCTAAACCAGCTAATAGTTTGTCAACATTTTTCAATTAAAAGTTTAATAACCTCATGTTATACTAAAAATATTCATGCCAAATAACCTTCCGTTATGCTCTTTTTGGAAGGTTTTGTTGTATTTAGTTAGATATAGATTTTAAGCTATATCTTGGAAAGTAGATCTGCTTTTTAATAAGGCGTAAATCCAATGTAAGAGCTTATTTGTACAGGCAATGATCGCTACTCTAAAGGGTTTTCCTTCTTCTCGTTTCTTATCGTAAAACTCTCGTAGTCTTCTATTGCGTGGAATAATCTCATCAGTCGTTTTCTTTTTACGGGAATCCCGAATACCACTTTGAACAGCCATATACAAGGCGTGGCGAAGCCTACACGAGCCACGTTTGGTTATTCGGTTTACCGATGCAGTAAACTTTCCTGAAGAGTACACACTAGGATCTATTCCAGCGAATGCAACCAACCTCTTGGCACCATTAAACCGATCTATCTCTCCGATTTCAGAAATAATCGTTGCAGCGATTTTTTCTCCGATTCCAGGGATAGATTGAAGGATTTCATATTCTTCAATTTCGCTAGCGAGGGCATCTATTTCATCCGCAATATTGGATAGATGCTCTTGGTATTGAAGAACAATCTTAACCAAAATTTCAAGGTTGAAAATATGACTATCATAGAGATTGTTTTGAAAAGGATCACGAAGGGCTGCTTCTCTTAACTTCTGTGCTTTTTCCTTTGCCCATGACTCCGAACGACTCATGCATAATGAAGCTATTGTATCCGTTAACTCTTTTTCACTCACACTTAATACAGCCTTAGAAGTAGGGAACTCTAGTAAAGTAAGCAATGATACTTTCGAATATAGGCTTCCAAATACACCTCGATACTCTGGAAATACCTGATCGATTAAAGAATGAAGCTGTAACTTTGTTTTCGCTGATATTTCTGCAATACTCTCTTGTTGTCTTGTTAGATTACGAAGGTTTAAGAGTTGAACTCCACGCTTCTTGTAAGGCTCTAATTCTTCTTTATAATACAATTCACAAAGGTGATAAGCATCGATTGCATCTGTTTTTACCTTTCTTAGGCTTGAGCTCTTGGCTCTGTGTGAGATAAGAGGATTGACGATAATATAAACATATTTTTGTTCCTCTAAAAACTGAATAACGGGAATATGATAGTGCCCAGTGGATTCTAAAACGACCGAAGGTTGATGACCACCTGCTGATTTCTCAACTTCTTGAAGGAAATCTAATAAATTCCCCAAACCCTCAAGATCATGATTAATACTAAAGCTCTTACGGTATGGCTTACCTTTATCTAAAAAAGCTTGTACCTGACTTTCCCCTTTTGATACATCCAGACCAATGACTGGATTCATACTTTATCTCCTCCCTGAAATGCAATATTAGTCGGTATCCCCTAAGGCTTCTTGTAATGTCATAGGTTCGCTTGTTAAACGGGATCTATGTCCCAACCAGCCTGAAACATGTTTATACAAGTAGGGGGTGAACAGTTTAGCTAACGGGATTGAATCCCACGGGTGCGACGTTCTACCCCGACTACCGTAATCATAAGACCATATGAAAAAAGGTCAACCAGAAAAATCTGGCTAACCTTATATTACGAACGGGTGCGATAGTTTAAGACCACCAGCTGCTTCGGCGGCTTTTTTCTTGTTCCACTAACGGGGTAGTTTAGTGGAAGAAGAAATGCTTTATTTTATTGAATAAATAGAGGTTTTTTTATAATAAATATAGAAAACATTCATAGTTAATTTGAATGTAGTATGACAATGTAATCCGTAAGTATCATGGAGGAAGAGATGAAGAAAGTAATAAACATGATTAATCCAAGTTCGAAAGTGGCTGGCGTGCCGTTAGTTGAATTGAAAAAAACAGAAAAAGCACTTGGTGCTATTTTTCCAGATGAATACAAGGAACTTTTTTTAGAAACGAATGGAGCAAAATTTGGCGATTGGACTTTGTTCCCTATTCAAACTAATGAACAAACTGCATTAACAATTGATATAGTAAAACAAAATCAAAACAGACCCAAAAATCTACCGAGTGATATGGTTTGTATTGGTGAAAAAATGAGTGGTGACAAACTCTGCTATCGAATTAGGAAAAGATTTATGCAGGAACTAATTTATACTTGGAATGACAAAACTGGGTTAGGCAAATATGCGTCTTTATCATTAAGTGAATTTATTGATCGGCATGTGCCGAAAGTGAATACTAATAAGCCTAATAAACTTGGCACTTTTATGGTTGAAAGTGGAAAGCTAATTGTTACTGACCCGTACTATAAAGTGGATGAAGAAGCTGAGTTGCAAATCGTACTTTTAAATGTGAAAAATGGTAATTGGACAGCTTCCATTTCTTATACTCCTGATGAAGTTGTTAAAAACTTATTTGTATTTTATGGGGAAAAGAAACCAAGTGGGAAATGGCATGTTTGCGATAAACAGATTGGAGTTGACTCTGCACAAGCAGGAATTTTTGATTTTAAAACATTTGGTAGAAACGAAGCCATCCAATTTGATGAGGCAGTTGCTTCAGATGCACAGGGGGGAGTTGTCTCAGATGGTGTGGTTTCAATGTCTGGTTATGGTGACGGAATGTACGAGGTGAAAGTAAAATATAACATTTCAAAAAAGGTTGTTGGAGTGATGATTGACTTTGTAGATGAGGAATAATGCTATTCACCAACGAGCAGTAAAATACACCTTTGTTTATTCAGCTAACGGGTGCTTTCGTGAAATAAGGCTTAGGTATTCCTAATAAAGAAACTCGCCAATTATGGTGAGTTTTGCTTTTTTATATACCAATAACGATGTCAAGACGGCTACCATTTCGGCACTTATTTTTTAGAAAAGCACATCAAAACGGAACCCTTTTACTTTATTTTAGTAAGCCTTTTCGATTTCAGTTAGAATTCAATCATAGGGTGTACTTCTTTTTTTACTGTGAGGTTTAGAAAAGGGAAAGGGTTAAAGAAAAACATAAGTTAATGCTGGGATAAATAAAGCTTGTGAGACACCCATAATTGCTAAAATTATAAACATAACATAATAATATGAGGGGGAGTTTTGCGAACATTAGTCGTACATAAATGTATAGTAGATAATGATTTTGACTCTCTGAAAATATTTAAACATAAAAAAAGCAGGTGCACGATGAGTATTATTTTAGCATTATTGGCAGCTTTATTTGCTTCATTTACAGCAATCTTAGCAAAAGTCGGCATTGAAAATGTCAACTCAAACCTAGCAACAGCCATTCGGACCATTGTGGTATTAATCATGGCATTTTTGATTGTGATTATAACCGGACAACTAGATAGTATTCCTCAGATTTCTCCCAGCGCATTATGGTTTATTCTACTTTCTGGATTAGCAACGGGTTTTTCATGGTTGTTTTTCTTTAAAGCACTAGCCATCGGCGATGTTTCCA
This Neobacillus sp. YX16 DNA region includes the following protein-coding sequences:
- a CDS encoding cell wall hydrolase, translated to MARARARSHEVDEMARMMRAEAEGEGKQGMLYVGNVIINRVVAQCLDFKDVNNIHDVIFQIQGGNYSFEAVQKGNVFYQRSRTSERRLAQQNIDGWRDHPAKYALWYFNPTAPGCPPTWYDQPQSGQFKEHCFYEPKAGTCDSVYSG
- a CDS encoding IS110 family transposase, yielding MNPVIGLDVSKGESQVQAFLDKGKPYRKSFSINHDLEGLGNLLDFLQEVEKSAGGHQPSVVLESTGHYHIPVIQFLEEQKYVYIIVNPLISHRAKSSSLRKVKTDAIDAYHLCELYYKEELEPYKKRGVQLLNLRNLTRQQESIAEISAKTKLQLHSLIDQVFPEYRGVFGSLYSKVSLLTLLEFPTSKAVLSVSEKELTDTIASLCMSRSESWAKEKAQKLREAALRDPFQNNLYDSHIFNLEILVKIVLQYQEHLSNIADEIDALASEIEEYEILQSIPGIGEKIAATIISEIGEIDRFNGAKRLVAFAGIDPSVYSSGKFTASVNRITKRGSCRLRHALYMAVQSGIRDSRKKKTTDEIIPRNRRLREFYDKKREEGKPFRVAIIACTNKLLHWIYALLKSRSTFQDIA
- a CDS encoding SMI1/KNR4 family protein gives rise to the protein MKKVINMINPSSKVAGVPLVELKKTEKALGAIFPDEYKELFLETNGAKFGDWTLFPIQTNEQTALTIDIVKQNQNRPKNLPSDMVCIGEKMSGDKLCYRIRKRFMQELIYTWNDKTGLGKYASLSLSEFIDRHVPKVNTNKPNKLGTFMVESGKLIVTDPYYKVDEEAELQIVLLNVKNGNWTASISYTPDEVVKNLFVFYGEKKPSGKWHVCDKQIGVDSAQAGIFDFKTFGRNEAIQFDEAVASDAQGGVVSDGVVSMSGYGDGMYEVKVKYNISKKVVGVMIDFVDEE